In one Sphingobacterium daejeonense genomic region, the following are encoded:
- a CDS encoding transposase, which translates to MKKLILLGAAFSVVFASCQSKQVENKDQKLSEQAIAVHDEIMPQISHFDKSTIVIDSVLTNLATIKETQTTLDTAKTRVDLTNLKDSIENATDNMMTWMKDYDPENVDETYQQKEVDKINAMKNQFDRVSENIKTLLAPFN; encoded by the coding sequence ATGAAAAAATTAATCTTATTAGGCGCTGCTTTTTCCGTTGTTTTCGCTTCTTGTCAAAGCAAACAAGTTGAAAACAAAGATCAAAAACTTTCGGAACAGGCTATCGCCGTACATGATGAAATCATGCCGCAAATATCACACTTTGATAAGTCAACTATTGTTATCGATTCAGTGTTGACCAATTTGGCTACAATAAAGGAAACACAAACAACATTAGACACAGCAAAAACTCGGGTCGACCTGACAAATTTGAAAGATAGCATTGAAAATGCTACTGATAATATGATGACCTGGATGAAAGATTATGATCCTGAAAATGTTGATGAAACATATCAGCAAAAAGAAGTTGATAAAATCAACGCCATGAAAAATCAGTTTGACAGAGTTTCTGAAAACATTAAAACGTTATTAGCTCCATTCAATTAA
- a CDS encoding SCO family protein gives MKKYIGQSIMAITSVYLLFSCGPTERKLPIYGERTPVEKEVDGKKIVDTVYHTIPDFSFLNQDSTLLTQEFFKDKIYVTNFFFTHCPSICPTMQRNLLKAYEKYKGNNKIAFLSHSIDFKYDQPSVLKDYATKLGVDNDQWQFVTGSKADIYGIAEKYMVYTKEDENAPGGYDHQGYLVIIDPDKRIRGAYDGTDDEQVKKLLEDLDVILAEYK, from the coding sequence ATGAAAAAGTATATTGGCCAATCAATCATGGCCATTACGTCAGTATATCTATTATTCTCTTGTGGACCGACCGAAAGAAAATTGCCTATTTATGGCGAAAGGACTCCTGTAGAAAAGGAAGTGGATGGTAAAAAGATTGTAGACACAGTTTACCATACTATCCCTGACTTTTCCTTCTTGAATCAAGACAGCACTCTCCTGACTCAAGAATTCTTCAAGGACAAGATCTATGTTACTAATTTCTTTTTTACGCACTGCCCAAGCATCTGCCCTACCATGCAGCGCAACTTACTAAAGGCTTACGAAAAATACAAAGGCAACAATAAGATCGCATTCTTATCCCATAGTATTGATTTTAAATATGACCAGCCTTCTGTACTTAAGGATTATGCTACAAAACTTGGTGTCGATAATGACCAGTGGCAATTTGTTACAGGTAGTAAGGCGGATATCTATGGAATTGCTGAAAAATATATGGTCTATACGAAAGAGGACGAGAATGCTCCTGGCGGCTATGACCACCAAGGATATTTAGTTATCATTGACCCAGACAAAAGAATTCGGGGAGCATACGATGGTACAGATGACGAACAAGTCAAAAAACTATTGGAAGATTTGGATGTTATCCTAGCAGAATACAAATAA
- a CDS encoding c-type cytochrome codes for MTLRYLLGTLSFVSMLYFLFSCNTDLSVETMQYATNGQKLYVTHCQNCHGAKGEGLGKLYPPLTDKVYLTENRSKLACIVKNGMSGEIKVKQYYF; via the coding sequence ATGACTCTTCGCTATTTATTAGGAACTTTAAGCTTTGTTTCCATGCTTTATTTTCTGTTTTCTTGTAATACAGATTTAAGCGTGGAAACGATGCAATATGCGACCAATGGTCAAAAACTTTACGTTACACATTGTCAGAACTGCCATGGTGCTAAGGGTGAAGGATTAGGTAAATTATATCCTCCTCTTACTGACAAGGTTTACTTAACTGAAAACCGCAGTAAATTGGCATGCATTGTTAAAAATGGCATGTCCGGTGAAATTAAAGTTAAACAATATTATTTTTAA
- a CDS encoding TetR/AcrR family transcriptional regulator, which translates to MNIQLTEKKEQIFFSTLKLINIHGFHGSPMSKIAKDADVAVGSIYHYFPSKEDLIIELYWYCKEKLNAHVFSSVDSTLPYETRF; encoded by the coding sequence ATGAACATTCAATTGACAGAAAAAAAAGAGCAAATTTTCTTTAGCACGCTCAAATTAATCAACATTCATGGTTTCCATGGATCACCTATGAGCAAGATTGCAAAAGATGCGGACGTCGCCGTCGGCTCGATCTACCATTACTTTCCTTCGAAGGAAGATTTAATCATTGAATTATACTGGTATTGTAAAGAAAAATTAAATGCTCATGTATTTTCCTCGGTTGATAGTACATTGCCTTACGAAACCAGGTTTTAA
- a CDS encoding TolC family protein, which translates to MNLRIKDLLLYVSFTAISVGSVFAQTTNSLNSNATLDELIQYALENKIEVKQAKLDQEIGEREIASALSGWFPQINANGSLTHFTQLPTANINGQNIAMGMKNTSALTFQADQAIINPGLFQASKAAQYIRRQNTLGVEDTKINTVVDVSKAYYDILTSEEQINIIQENISRLNRQYTEANARYETGLVDKTDYKRAQISLNNAKAELKTALEFRKYKYDYLKTLLGMNPNNGLSLSFENQNMENNVLMDTSEVLNYANRVEIRQLQTLKDLQILNTQYQKWQFLPRLSAFANYGLNYRNNSFADLYGNNFPQSGFGLSLTFPVFQGGKRIHEIRKSELQESRIDMDLENLENQIGAQYSAAMANYRSNINEWRNAKENVELSEEVYNTIKLQYDAGVKTYLELMTAETDLKTSQLNYLNSLYAVMSSKLDIQQALGTIAIQN; encoded by the coding sequence ATGAATTTAAGAATTAAGGATTTATTACTTTATGTTTCCTTTACTGCGATCTCTGTAGGATCTGTATTTGCCCAAACGACAAATAGCTTAAACAGTAATGCCACTTTGGATGAACTCATCCAGTATGCATTGGAAAACAAAATCGAGGTCAAACAAGCAAAACTTGACCAAGAAATCGGTGAACGTGAGATTGCGTCAGCTCTTTCGGGTTGGTTCCCGCAAATCAATGCGAACGGAAGTTTGACACATTTCACACAGTTGCCAACAGCTAATATCAATGGCCAAAACATTGCAATGGGTATGAAAAACACGTCTGCCCTAACCTTTCAAGCGGATCAAGCAATCATTAACCCAGGATTGTTCCAAGCATCGAAAGCAGCGCAATATATCAGAAGACAGAATACCCTTGGTGTTGAAGATACTAAAATCAATACTGTAGTGGATGTGAGCAAGGCTTATTACGATATATTAACAAGCGAAGAACAAATAAATATTATCCAAGAAAACATCTCCAGACTAAACAGACAATATACTGAAGCAAATGCTAGATATGAAACTGGGTTGGTGGATAAGACAGACTATAAAAGAGCTCAAATCTCGTTGAACAATGCTAAAGCAGAGTTAAAAACCGCTCTTGAATTTAGAAAATATAAATATGATTATTTAAAAACTTTGTTGGGCATGAATCCAAATAATGGTCTTTCGCTTTCATTCGAAAACCAAAATATGGAGAATAATGTATTGATGGACACATCTGAAGTTCTTAATTATGCCAATCGAGTTGAAATCAGACAATTGCAAACCTTAAAAGATTTGCAAATTTTAAATACTCAGTATCAGAAATGGCAATTCCTTCCTCGCTTAAGTGCATTTGCGAATTATGGATTGAATTATCGGAACAATTCCTTTGCAGATCTATATGGCAATAATTTTCCTCAGTCGGGATTTGGTCTGAGCTTGACCTTCCCTGTGTTTCAAGGAGGAAAACGAATCCATGAAATCAGAAAATCCGAACTTCAAGAATCCAGAATTGATATGGACCTTGAAAACCTAGAAAATCAAATCGGGGCTCAATATTCTGCGGCGATGGCGAATTACCGTTCAAATATCAATGAATGGAGGAATGCAAAAGAAAACGTTGAACTTTCAGAAGAAGTTTACAATACTATAAAATTACAGTATGATGCTGGAGTTAAAACCTATTTGGAATTGATGACAGCAGAAACGGATTTAAAAACCAGTCAATTGAACTATCTAAACTCTTTATATGCTGTTATGTCTAGCAAACTAGATATCCAACAGGCTTTAGGTACGATAGCTATACAAAATTAA